The stretch of DNA GATCGGCGGCACCGCACAGGACATCGCCATCCAGGCCGACGACCTGCGGCACACCCGCGACACCGTGCTGGGGTTGATCGCCGCCGACACCGGCCGGCCGGTCGAGGACGTCGAACGGGACTCGTTGCGCGACCGCTGGTTCGACGCCGAGCAGGCGCTGGCGTACGGCTTCGTGGACCACATCGTCGATTCGGCCGAGGACATCCTGCCCGCACCGAAGCACCCGATCGGACTGGGGGCGCGGCGATGACGGGCTATGCCATCCCCTACGTCACGACCCGGACCAACCAGGGCGAGCGGACGGTCGACGTCTACAGCCGGCTGTTGTCCGACCGGGTCGTCTACCTCGGCACCCCGATCGACGACGGCGTCGCCAACGCGGTCATCGCCCAGCTCATCCACCTCGAGTCCGACAGCCCCGAGCAGCCGATCAACCTGTACCTCAACTCCCCCGGCGGCTCGATCTCGGCGACGCTGGCGATCTACGACGCCATGCAGTACATCCGGTGCGACGTGGAGACGACGTGCGTCGGGCAGGCGGCGGCGACCGCGTCGATGCTGCTGGCCGGGGGCGCGCCCGGCAAGCGGCGGATCCTGCCGCACGGCCGGGTCGTGATCCACACCCCCGCGAGCGAGGGGCGGGGCACCATTCCGGACCTCATCCTGGAGGCCGACGAGGTCGAGCGGGTGCGGACGATGCTCGAGGAGATCATGGCCGAGCACACCGGCCGCACCCCGGCGCAGATCCGCGAGGACACCGAACGCGACCTCATCCTGACGCCGCAGGCCGCGGTCGCCTACGGGGCCGTGGACGCGGTGCTGGCCCGGCGTCGGCTGCCCTGAGCGGTGGGCGGCACGGACGGACGCGTCAGGCGGCGAGGCAGACCGGGCCGGCGGCGCGCGGCACCAGCCGGTCGCCGGCCCGCCGGGTGAGCTCGAGGACCGACAGCCCGAGGGCCCCCGACACCGCGGACAGGATCTCCGACGACGGGTCCTTGCGGCCGCGTTCGATCTCCGACAGGTACTGGGCGGACAGCCCGGCCCGGCCGGCGACATCGGCGATCCGCTCCCCCCGGGTGCGCCGCTCGTCGCGCAGCTGCTCGCCGACCGCCTCCCGCCAGAGCCGCTCCGGCGCGGGCGCAGCGGGGCGGTCGGCGCGGTCGGGGCGGTCGGGGCGTGGGCGGAAGGCGATCACGGTGGCCATGTCGGGACCCTAGGCCGACTGGTCGTTCCGGGGAACGCTGTTCGCCGAGAGCCGATCGGAGTTGGATGGGAGCAGGCGCCCGGCCGGCGCCCGCGGGAGGTGGACGTGCGGCAGGGTGACGGCACCGCCGTGCGGCGTCGCGCCGCGGGAATCGTCCTGCTGTGCGTGGCGGTGCTGGCGATCGCGGCCCTCGGGCGGCTGCAGAACCCGCCGCGGCTGGCCGGGACGGCGGCGGCGGAGCCGCCCGCACCGCCTCCGTCGGTGGGCGACTGCCTGCTGGCCCTGCCGGTGGACGACGGCTGGTACGAGCCCGGCGTGCTGCCGCCGCCGCTGCAGCTCGGCGACTGCACCGAGCCGCACTTCGGGGAGGTGTACACGGTCGTCCCGTACGACACCGCCGACGACGGCCCGTCCTGCTGGGGGGACGACAGCGCCGTCCCCGACCCGCTCAGCTATCTGGGGCAGCCGCCGACGCCGGCCGGGTCGTGGTTCCCGACCCTCAACTTCTTCGTCGTCCTCGGCGGGCCGGACGAGCGGCAACGCGACACCGGGCAGGCCTGGGTGGCCTGCGTGATCGCGCTGTCCACCTACGCCGACAGCCGGCCGTTCACCGCCCCGCTGGCGGGGGCCTACGCGGCCGGCACGCTGCCCGTCCAGTTCGCCGTGTGCCAGGACGGCGCGGACCTGACGCGGTCGAGCAGTGTGCCCTGCGACCGGCCGCACATCGGCGAGGACTTCGCCCAGATCCAGCTGACCGGTCCGGGCCCGGACGCCGACACCCTGACCGCGGGCTGCACCGAGCTGGTCGCGCGGATGGCCGGCACCGATCCGGCCGGCTGGGAATCCCTGGAGGTCCGGGTGGTCGCGTACCTGCTGCCCGACGGCAGCGGGCCGGACGTCGTGGTCCCCCCGCTGCGGACCGGTCAGAACGGTCACGCGACGTGCGGCGTCGTCGCCACCGACGGGAGACGCCTGGCAGGCAGTCTGCTCGCGCTGGGCGACGCACCGGTCCCGTGGGCCCGCTGAACCCTCAGGCCAGCGGAAGCACCAGCCGGGTCGCGATCTCCGACGCGTCCGAGGCCGTCGACGGATCCGTCAGGTACTCCTCCCAGAAGTCGCCACGGGGCGCGACGCCGCGGGCCCCGAGCTCGCCCATCAGCTGCTGCCACGCCTCCCCGAGCGCGTCGTAGGAGCCCCGGTGCACCGCGACGAGCGCCGGGCCACCCGGCCGCTCGGTGACGTCCACCTCATCGTCCAGCCCTCCCGGTGGCAGCCCGTCGACCGGGAAGCCGGCCGAGATCGTGCAGGTCTCACCGGGCATCTCGTGGTACCAGCCGATCGCCGGCCCGGCGGGGCCGGCGCCGCGCCGCGCGAGGGCGCCGGCCACGCTGCCGTAGGCGTGGTCGTAGAAGTCGCGGATCCCGCTCATGGCGATGGTCCGGCGGTGGACCGCCACCGTCCGGGCCGGCTCGTCGCGTTGCTCGATGTCCATCGGTCGTCCTTCCGGGTGGCGGGCCACGACCAGCGTGGCGCGCCGCAGCGGGGCTCGCAACCCGTTGCGTCCACCGCGGTGCAAGGATGTGCCTCGTGACCGCACCCAGCACCGGATCCCGCAACCCGCGCCTGCTGACCGTGGACCGGCTCCGCGAGCTGATCGACGACGGCACCGTCGACACCGTCGTCGTCGCCTTCACCGACATGCAGGGTCGCCTGCAGGGCAAACGGCTGCACGCCCCGTTCTTCCTCGACGAGGTGCTCGGCCACGACACCGAGGGCTGCAACTACCTGCTCGCCGTCGACGTGGAGATGAACACCGTCCCGGGGTACGCGATCTCCAGTTGGGAGCGCGGCTACGGCGACATGGTCTTCACCCTCGACCTGGACACCATCCGGCTGATCCCGTGGCTGCCGGCGACGGTGATGATCCAGTGCGATCTGACCGCCATGGACGGCACCCCGGTGGCCGAGTCGCCGCGGACCATCCTGGCCACCCAGGTCGCGAAGGCCGCCGAGAAGGGTTGGACGGCCCACGCCGGCACCGAGCTCGAGTTCATCGTGTTCGACGACACCTACGAGGCGGCCTGGAACGCGAACTACCGCGACCTCACCCCGGCCAACCAGTACAACGTCGACTACTCCATCCTGGGCACCACCCGGGTCGAGCCGCTGCTGCGCGACATCCGCAACTCGATGTACGCGGCCGGCATGGTGGTGGAATCCGCCAAGGGCGAGTGCAACTTCGGCCAGCACGAGATCGCCTTTCGGTTCGCCGAGGTGGTGCAGACCGCCGACAACCACTCCGTCTACAAGAACGGCGCCAAGGAGATCGCCGCCCTGCACGGGAAGTCGCTGACCTTCATGAGCAAGTTCAATGAGCGTGAGGGCAACTCCTGCCACATCCACCTGTCGCTGCGCGGCACCGACGGGTCGCTGGTGTTCGACGACGGGGAGGGCGGCCGCACCCCGCTGTACGAGCACTTCATCGCGGGCGTCCTGGCCACGATGGCCGAGTTCACCCTGCTGTACGCGCCGAACGTCAACTCCTACAAGCGGTTCGCCGACGGCTCGTTCGCGCCGACCACCGTCGCGTGGGGGCTGGACAACCGGACCTGCTCGATCCGGCTGGTCGGTCACGGTGCCGGGGCGCGGCTGGAGAACCGGCTGCCCGGCGGTGACGTCAACCCCTACCTGGCCATCGCCGGGATGCTGGCCGGCGGCATGTACGGCATCGAGCACGAGCTGCCGCTGGAGCCGGAGCAGGTCGGCAACGCCTACACCTCCGGCAAGCCCACCGTCCCGCGCACCCTGCAGGCGGCCCGGGACCTGTTCCACGGCTCGGCGATCGCCCGCGCCACCCTCGGCGACGCCGTCGTCGACCACTACGTACACGCGGCCGACACCGAGCTGGCCGCCTTCAATGCCGCCGTCACCGACTGGGAGCTGCGGCGCGGATTCGAGAGGCTCTGAGTGACTGTCGCTTTCGCCGACGGCGGGATCAGCACGCTGATCTCGCCGGTCACCGGCACCGCCCTGCAGGACGTCCGGCTGGCCTCGGCGGCCGAGGCCGACGCCGCGATCGAGGCGGCGCACGCCGCGTTCCCGGCCTGGCGGGCGGTGTCGCCGGGTGACCGCGCGCGGCTGCTGCGCCGCTTCGCCGCGGTCGTCGACGAGCACCTCGAGGAGCTCGCGCAGCTCGAGGTCCGCAACGCCGGCCACACCGTCGGCAACGCCCGCTGGGAGGCGGGCAACGTCCGTGACGTCCTGAACTACTTCTCCGGGAGCCCGGAGCGGCTGTCCGGCAGGCAGATCCCGGTCGCCGGTGGTCTCGACGTCACCTTCTACGAGCCGCTCGGCGTCGTCGGCGTCATCGTGCCCTGGAACTTCCCGATGCCCATCGCCGGTTGGGGTTTCGCGCCGGCGCTGGCCGCCGGCAACACCGTCGTGCTGAAGCCGGCCGAGGTCACCCCGCTGACGGCGATCCGGCTCGGCGAGCTGGCGCTGGAGGCCGGCCTGCCGGAGGGCGTCTTCACCGTCATCCCCGGCAAGGGGTCCGTCGTCGGGCAGCGCTTCGTCGGCCACCCCGCGGTCCGCAAGATCTGCTTCACCGGATCGACCGCCGTCGGCAAGCAGATCATGGCCGGGGCGGCCGACCAGCTGAAGCGGGTGACGCTGGAGCTGGGCGGCAAGAGCGCCAACATAGTGTTCGACGACGTCGACCTCGAGGCCGCCGCGGCCGCCGCCCCCGGTGCCGCGTTCGACAACGCCGGGCAGGACTGCTGCGCCCGCTCCCGGGTACTGGTCCAGGCGTCGGTGTACGAGCGCTTCCTCGGACACCTGGAGACCGCGGTCTCCGCGATCGCGGTGCGCGACCCCGCCGACGCGACCTCGGACATGGGGCCGCTGATCTCGTCCGGTCAGCTGGCCGCCGTGCGCCGCTACTCCGACGCCGCCGACATCGCCGTCCGCGGCTCCGTTCCCACCGACGACCCGCTCTCCTCGGGCTTCTGGCATCCGCCGATGGTCGCGCTCCCGCGTTCCCCCCGGGACCCGGTCTGGACCGAGGAGATCTTCGGCCCGGTGCTGTCGGTGCTGCCGTTCACCGACGAGGCCGACGCGATCCGACTGGCCAACGACACCGAGTACGGGCTGTCCGGGTCGATCTTCACCCGCGACGTCGGCCGGGCGTTGCGGGTGGCCCGCGCGGTGGAAGCCGGCAACCTGTCGGTGAACTCGCACTCGTCGGTGCGCTACTGGACGCCGTTCGGCGGCTTCAAGCAGTCCGGCATCGGCCGGGAGCTCGGGCCGGACGCCCCGCACTCCTTCACCGACGTGAAGAACGTCTTTCTCAGCTCGGAATGACCGATCTCCAACAGCAGGGAGCGAAGCACATGGCAGGACGTCTGGCCGGCAAGGTCGCGGTCGTCACCGGCGGATGCTCCGGCATCGGCCTGGCGACCGCGCGGAAGTTCGCCGCCGAGGGCGCGAAGGTCGTCATCGGTGACCTGGACACCACCCGCGGGCCGGAGGTCGCCGCCGAGCTCGACGGCCTTTTCGTGCCGGTGGACGTCACCGACAAGGCCGAGGTGGACGCGCTCTTCGCCGCGGCGAACGACACCTTCGGCTCGGTCGACATCGCCTTCAACAACGCCGGCATCTCCCCGCCCGACGACGACTCCATCCTCACCACCGAACTGGACGCCTGGCGGCGGGTGCAGGACGTCAACCTGACGAGCGTCTACCTGTGCTGCAAGGCCGCGCTGCCGTACATGCTGGAGCAGGGCCGCGGCTCGATCATCAACACCGCGTCGTTCGTCGCGGTGATGGGTGCCGCCACCTCGCAGATCTCCTACACCGCCTCCAAGGGCGGCGTGCTCGCCATGTCGCGGGAGCTCGGCGTGCAGTTCGCCCGGCAGGGGGTCCGGGTCAACGCGCTGTGCCCCGGTCCGGTGAACACCCCGCTGCTGCAGGAGCTGTTCGCCAAGGACCCGGAGCGTGCCGCCCGCCGGCTGGTGCACATCCCGGTCGGCCGGTTCGCCGAACCCGACGAGATCGCCGACGCCGTGCTGTTCCTCGCCTCCGACGAGTCGTCGTTCATCACCGCGTCGCAGTTCATGGTCGACGGCGGCATCGCCGGTGCCTACGTGACCCCGCTGGACTGAGGACGGCACCCGTGTCCCGACCGATCATCGGCATCACCATGTACCGCCAGACCGCCACCTGGGGGCAGTGGGACAGTGTGCCGGCGACGCTGCTGCCGGCCACCTACGCCGCGGCGGTCTCGGGCGGCGGGGCGTCGCCGGTGCTGCTGCCGCCGTACGGCATCGCCGACGACTTCCACGGGATCGTCTCGCGGCTGGACGGTCTCGTGATCGCCGGCGGCTCCGACGTGAACCCGTCCCGCTACGGTCGCGACCCGGAGCCGATGACGGCCGGCTGGGTGGACGAGCGCGACGTGAGCGAGCTCGCGCTGCTCGACGCGGCCGCCGACATCGGGCTGCCGACGCTGGGCATCTGCCGGGGCATGCAGCTGATGGCCGTCCACGCCGGGGGCACGCTCATCCAGCACGTGCCGGACGTGGTCGGCAACGACGACCACTCGCCGGGACCGGGCCGCTACCAGGACAACCCGGTGTCGGTCGTGGCCGGCACCCGGCTCGCCGACATCCTCGGGGCCGCGGCGACCGCGCACTGCCACCACCACCAGGCGGTCGAGTCCTACCCCGGGTTCGAGGCCGCGGCGTTCAGCGCGGACGGGCTGGTGGAGTCCATCGACCACACCGACCGCGCGTTCTGGCTGGGCGTGCAGTGGCACCCGGAGACCGGCACCGACCCCCGGTTGTTCCAGGCGCTGACCGCCGCCGCGCGGGACTACCGCACCGCCGACGCCCGGGTCTGACCCACGCGGTCGGGAAGGTCCGTGCCCGCCGAGCGGGCACGATCCGCCCCGACCCGGAAGCGGACGTGCTCAGGCCCAGCCACCGAAGACGGCGGACAGCAGTGGTTCTCCGTCGACGGGGGTCAGTCCGGCCTCCTCGCCGGTCATCGTGAGGTCCGGGAACAACCCGCCCAGCGGTACGCCCGACCGTGCGGCTCGCCGCAGCGCCCGGGTCGCCGTCAGCGTGACCGGGCCGGCGGTGATCCGCCCGACGCCGTCGTCGGTGAGCCGCCGCAGCACGTCCGCGATCCCGTCCGCGGCCCGCACCGGCGCGGTGACCGTCAGCTGCACCCGGGCCCGGTCGGTCACCCGGGTCGGCGGGGCACCCACGTGCACCCGGGGGTCCCCGGCGAACCAGTCGGCGACGGCACCGACCGCCGCGGCCGCACCGGCCAGCCAGATCCCGACGTCACCGGCCGTCAGCAGCGACCGCAACGCCACCACCGCCGCGCCGAACGGCCAGCCGGTCACGTCGGCGATCACCACCACGTCGGGCACCGGGTAGACCTGCCCACGTCCCCGCAGCGACGGCTCCGGGATGCGCCGGGCCAGCTCCTGGATCTCGCGGTTCTTCTGCGTCCGCTGCGCCTCGGGGTCGGGGTTGCGGCCCGACCAGTCCGGCCCGTGGTGCCAGGCGACGGCGTCCGGCACGTAGGCGAACACCGCACCGGCGGTGTGGGCCCGGTAGGTGAAGTCGTAGTCCTCGCCGCCGTAGCCGACGAAGCTGTCGTCGAAACCGTCGATGTCGTCGAACAGCTCGCGGCTGCACGCCAGCACCGCGCCGATCAGGTGCTGGTAGCTGCGGGGACCGATGTCGAGCAGGTCCCCCGACGCTCGGTACTCCCGCAGCAGCCACTCGGGCTCCTCGAGCGCCGCCGGCGCTGGTCCACCGGCGAACCAGCGGAGCACCCGGCCCGGGCTCCAGCCGTCGAGGGCGGCGTAGCGGCGACGCCCCCCGACCACGGCGTCGGGCAACGCCGTGGGCAGTCGGGACATCGCCGCGACGTAGCCCGGCTCCGGGACGGTGTCGCCGTCCAACAGCACCAGCACGCGGCCGTCCGCGTGCCGGACGCCGAGGTTGCGCGCCGCCGCCGCCCGGAACCCGCGGTCGTCCTGCCGGACCACGACCACGTCGAGGCCGGCTCCAGCACCGGTCCGGGGCGGCTCCGCCGAGCCGTCGTCGGCGATCACCACCTGCAGCCGGGACCGCGGGTGCGTCTGCGCGGTCAACCCGGCGAGGATCAGGTCGAGGGCGGCCTGGCCCTCGAAGTACGGGATGACCACGCTGACCTCGGCCGGGTCGGGCGTGGCGGTCACCAGGTCCCAGCGGTTCCCGGGGACGGCGAGCAGGCCGTCCGACCGCGTGGTGGCGGTCAGCACGCGGCGGCCGCGGTCGCGCGCAGCCAGTCGACGTAGCGGCGGGCCACCACCGCGGGGCCGGGGCCGGTGACCGCGCCCCGCGGCAGCCAGGTCGACTCCGGGTCCGCGAGCGCGGCCAGCACCAGCTCGCGCAGCTCGCCGGGCGCGTACAGCCGCAGACAGTCGGGCCGGCGGGCGGCGATCTCACGGGTGTAGTCGCCGGCCAGTGCGAGCGGGCGGCGGCCGGCGGTGATCCAGGAGTTGATCGACCCCGACGCCGAGACCTGCGCGGCCGGCGCGACGGGGACGTCCACCGACCGGAGCAGTACGTCCACGTCCTCGTCGGGCACGTACCCGGTGGTGGCGAAGTCGATGCCGTGCACCCGCGCGAGCTCGCCGAGGTCGCCGAGCAGGTGTTCGTGTCCGGTCGACGCCCGGCCGATGGCCAGCAGCCGGACCGCCGGTTGGATCCCGGCCAGTTCCTCGATGACCTCGACGTGGCCCTTCCCCGGGTAGAGGAAGCCGAAGACCCCGACCGTGGGGGTGTCGCCGCGCAGCGCCGGCGGCGCCGGTCGCGCGGGCGCCGGGCCCGCCGCCACCGGCAGCGGGATCACCGTGACCGTGGGGGGTGTGGCGGTCGGGTCGGCGGCCGACACCGCCCGGGTCAGCAGTTCCGCCTCGTGCCGGCTGGAGACCACCACCCCGGCGGCGACGGCGGCGACCGCGGCGTACGTCGCGGCCCGCCTGCGGTACAGCGAGGCCGACACCTCGGTGTGCGGCAGATCGTGGAAGGTGACCGAGAGCGCGACGCCACGTCGGCGGAGCCGCGACGCGACGTCGAGCAGCCGGTCCCGGGCGGTGGAAGACGAATCGGCGAACAGCCAGTCGTTCACCTGCAGGTGCACGAGCCGGGTGCCGAGCGGAACGGTGTCCAGCAGTGACGGCAGGGCGGCCGGGCTGGCCGCCACCAGGGCCGAGCCGCCGAACCCCAGCGCCAGCGCGGCGTCGAACAGCCGCCGGCCGAAGAGGGTGACGCCGTGGTCGTCGGGCCCGCACCAGGCCATGACGACGCCCTCCCCGCGGAACCGGGCCGCGGTGGCCGGACGCTCCCCGGTGAGCGTCACGTCAACCCCAGGAGGGCGAGAGTGTCCGCGTGGCGCTGCATCCCGGCGTCGAGCACCCAC from Nakamurella deserti encodes:
- a CDS encoding ClpP family protease, yielding MTGYAIPYVTTRTNQGERTVDVYSRLLSDRVVYLGTPIDDGVANAVIAQLIHLESDSPEQPINLYLNSPGGSISATLAIYDAMQYIRCDVETTCVGQAAATASMLLAGGAPGKRRILPHGRVVIHTPASEGRGTIPDLILEADEVERVRTMLEEIMAEHTGRTPAQIREDTERDLILTPQAAVAYGAVDAVLARRRLP
- a CDS encoding helix-turn-helix domain-containing protein, whose product is MATVIAFRPRPDRPDRADRPAAPAPERLWREAVGEQLRDERRTRGERIADVAGRAGLSAQYLSEIERGRKDPSSEILSAVSGALGLSVLELTRRAGDRLVPRAAGPVCLAA
- a CDS encoding GyrI-like domain-containing protein, giving the protein MDIEQRDEPARTVAVHRRTIAMSGIRDFYDHAYGSVAGALARRGAGPAGPAIGWYHEMPGETCTISAGFPVDGLPPGGLDDEVDVTERPGGPALVAVHRGSYDALGEAWQQLMGELGARGVAPRGDFWEEYLTDPSTASDASEIATRLVLPLA
- a CDS encoding glutamine synthetase family protein codes for the protein MCLVTAPSTGSRNPRLLTVDRLRELIDDGTVDTVVVAFTDMQGRLQGKRLHAPFFLDEVLGHDTEGCNYLLAVDVEMNTVPGYAISSWERGYGDMVFTLDLDTIRLIPWLPATVMIQCDLTAMDGTPVAESPRTILATQVAKAAEKGWTAHAGTELEFIVFDDTYEAAWNANYRDLTPANQYNVDYSILGTTRVEPLLRDIRNSMYAAGMVVESAKGECNFGQHEIAFRFAEVVQTADNHSVYKNGAKEIAALHGKSLTFMSKFNEREGNSCHIHLSLRGTDGSLVFDDGEGGRTPLYEHFIAGVLATMAEFTLLYAPNVNSYKRFADGSFAPTTVAWGLDNRTCSIRLVGHGAGARLENRLPGGDVNPYLAIAGMLAGGMYGIEHELPLEPEQVGNAYTSGKPTVPRTLQAARDLFHGSAIARATLGDAVVDHYVHAADTELAAFNAAVTDWELRRGFERL
- a CDS encoding aldehyde dehydrogenase family protein codes for the protein MSTLISPVTGTALQDVRLASAAEADAAIEAAHAAFPAWRAVSPGDRARLLRRFAAVVDEHLEELAQLEVRNAGHTVGNARWEAGNVRDVLNYFSGSPERLSGRQIPVAGGLDVTFYEPLGVVGVIVPWNFPMPIAGWGFAPALAAGNTVVLKPAEVTPLTAIRLGELALEAGLPEGVFTVIPGKGSVVGQRFVGHPAVRKICFTGSTAVGKQIMAGAADQLKRVTLELGGKSANIVFDDVDLEAAAAAAPGAAFDNAGQDCCARSRVLVQASVYERFLGHLETAVSAIAVRDPADATSDMGPLISSGQLAAVRRYSDAADIAVRGSVPTDDPLSSGFWHPPMVALPRSPRDPVWTEEIFGPVLSVLPFTDEADAIRLANDTEYGLSGSIFTRDVGRALRVARAVEAGNLSVNSHSSVRYWTPFGGFKQSGIGRELGPDAPHSFTDVKNVFLSSE
- a CDS encoding 3-oxoacyl-ACP reductase, with product MAGRLAGKVAVVTGGCSGIGLATARKFAAEGAKVVIGDLDTTRGPEVAAELDGLFVPVDVTDKAEVDALFAAANDTFGSVDIAFNNAGISPPDDDSILTTELDAWRRVQDVNLTSVYLCCKAALPYMLEQGRGSIINTASFVAVMGAATSQISYTASKGGVLAMSRELGVQFARQGVRVNALCPGPVNTPLLQELFAKDPERAARRLVHIPVGRFAEPDEIADAVLFLASDESSFITASQFMVDGGIAGAYVTPLD
- a CDS encoding gamma-glutamyl-gamma-aminobutyrate hydrolase family protein: MSRPIIGITMYRQTATWGQWDSVPATLLPATYAAAVSGGGASPVLLPPYGIADDFHGIVSRLDGLVIAGGSDVNPSRYGRDPEPMTAGWVDERDVSELALLDAAADIGLPTLGICRGMQLMAVHAGGTLIQHVPDVVGNDDHSPGPGRYQDNPVSVVAGTRLADILGAAATAHCHHHQAVESYPGFEAAAFSADGLVESIDHTDRAFWLGVQWHPETGTDPRLFQALTAAARDYRTADARV
- a CDS encoding glycosyltransferase, yielding MLTATTRSDGLLAVPGNRWDLVTATPDPAEVSVVIPYFEGQAALDLILAGLTAQTHPRSRLQVVIADDGSAEPPRTGAGAGLDVVVVRQDDRGFRAAAARNLGVRHADGRVLVLLDGDTVPEPGYVAAMSRLPTALPDAVVGGRRRYAALDGWSPGRVLRWFAGGPAPAALEEPEWLLREYRASGDLLDIGPRSYQHLIGAVLACSRELFDDIDGFDDSFVGYGGEDYDFTYRAHTAGAVFAYVPDAVAWHHGPDWSGRNPDPEAQRTQKNREIQELARRIPEPSLRGRGQVYPVPDVVVIADVTGWPFGAAVVALRSLLTAGDVGIWLAGAAAAVGAVADWFAGDPRVHVGAPPTRVTDRARVQLTVTAPVRAADGIADVLRRLTDDGVGRITAGPVTLTATRALRRAARSGVPLGGLFPDLTMTGEEAGLTPVDGEPLLSAVFGGWA
- a CDS encoding glycosyltransferase, whose translation is MTLTGERPATAARFRGEGVVMAWCGPDDHGVTLFGRRLFDAALALGFGGSALVAASPAALPSLLDTVPLGTRLVHLQVNDWLFADSSSTARDRLLDVASRLRRRGVALSVTFHDLPHTEVSASLYRRRAATYAAVAAVAAGVVVSSRHEAELLTRAVSAADPTATPPTVTVIPLPVAAGPAPARPAPPALRGDTPTVGVFGFLYPGKGHVEVIEELAGIQPAVRLLAIGRASTGHEHLLGDLGELARVHGIDFATTGYVPDEDVDVLLRSVDVPVAPAAQVSASGSINSWITAGRRPLALAGDYTREIAARRPDCLRLYAPGELRELVLAALADPESTWLPRGAVTGPGPAVVARRYVDWLRATAAAAC